Genomic segment of Labrus mixtus chromosome 1, fLabMix1.1, whole genome shotgun sequence:
CTGCGCCGCTCCACGCCGTACTGCAAAGACCCCGCTGAGGCTATTGCAATTGGCGCTGTTGAGGCCTCCTTTAAGAGCTTAGCCTCTGGGATCATTGTGCTCACTGGCTCTGGAAGGTAGGGAGCTAATCTTGTCCTGGCAGGTCAAGAAGGACATTGATGTCGGAAGTTCAGGAGAGGGAGTGTAGGGCTAGACAGGGACTGACTGCAGTAATGACTGGGAGAACCTGGCAAATGCATTAAGTAGACTGCtggttatttttttcaaatgtgagttGACAAAAATCGAAACCTTTACCCATAAACTAATTGAAAGAGGCTAAAGCACATCAATCACATCAATcacttgcactttctgcttattgcacttctggtgagatgccaaacctcatttcgttactctatacttgtatatgtgtaatgacaataaagttgaatctcatctcatcaaTCATACTTTAGTGCCTATCATTAAACCAACACCTTACTGCCAACCAGGAGTCTAGTTAAACATTTGCCAGTCACTCCCAGCGGTGTGAGTGACTGTTTGTGGTAGTGGTaacccctcctcatcctcccatCCTTCCCTCGTGGTCCCTCTGTGCTCAGATAGCACGAGAGGCTGAGGCAGCCACCTTCCACAGACAGCTGTTTGAGGAGCTGAGGAGACACTCCCAACTGACCAGAGACCCTTCGGAGGCAGTAGCCGTCGGAGCTGTCGAGTCCTCGTTCAAATGTTGTGCTAGTGCCTTCATTGTTCTCACCAAGACTGGAAGGTAAGAAAGAGAAGGGTAGAGGTGAAAATGCCTTCAAGGTAAGGTAGTTGCAGAATTAACAACCACCTGACTGACATGGATCGGGATTCTACCTCCGAAACCAAATTTGCTCCAACAGATTCCCTCtcctttttattgtgtgtttgtgtctgactgCTGCTACACAGGGTGAGGGAGATTGCAACAGATTAAGAAAAGTTGGGTTGCCTAAAGCCGATCCAAATGTACATCCCTCAAAGACTTAATAACATCAGATTAGAAGAAAGAGCTACCACCCAGATACTTAAACATATTTCACATCACATcaaattaataaacattttggaAACTTAAGTtgtacacacacagcagtgcttGAGGCTATATGCCACTATGTCATAAATCGGGGTTGAGCCTGCTGTAATCTGAGTATATGGACATTTGGATTGAGCAATTTAacccttctctcacacattctgactgttcattattttttaatgattagaCCTCTCAGGGCTGTATGGGCAGAATCTGATCAGCCTCCCACACTTTCCTGTTCATTCAGTTAGCATGCTGGAGCTCTACTGTCTCTGAGAAGCCCAAATCAGACAGAATATCTGAAAACACATGGCTACAGGGTTTTTTAATTGCATTGAATTGCTTTTTAAAGACTGAATTTGCATCTGACTAATGTTTAATTTGGCCTGTTAAGTATTAATATTAACGGTTTATGCAGTGTGAAAAAAGCTAGATAATGTaggtttaaagaaaataatgattcaaattgcatttgtatgtatttaaagTATCCTCGCTCATTCTGTAATCAATTCAACACTGACTGTTAAAACTCTTTCTGGTGGACAGTTGAAGTAAAAGGACAGTATAGCGTATACTGTAGATAGCTGTCTCCATCCCTTAGTCACCGTCATTTGGCCATGGAATCTTacaggtgtgtgtctctgtgtgtctgtgcagatcTGCCCACCTGCTCTCCAGGTACAGGCCCCGTGCACCCATTATCGCCGTCACCCGTAATGCTCAGACAGCTCGCCAGGCCCACCTGTACCGCGGCATCTTCCCTGTCCTCTACACCAAGCCTTCTCACGATGTGTGGGCTGAGGACGTCGACATGCGTGTGAACTTTGCTATGGATATGGGTGAGTACATATGCCAGGTTTTAATTATTACGTTGTGTAGCTAATCAACATTGCACAAGAACAACTTTTTATACTTGTACAAAATTAAAGTAACTGTTCGAGCACGTTGGAAGAGAAACAGTGTTAAAGAGCGATACattttggtgttaaaaaaaaaagcataatttgttaattcatctttttaattttcaggcAAAGCCAGGGGCTTCTTCAAAGAGGGAGATGTTGTCATCGTCCTGACTGGCTGGCGTCCAGGCTCCGGTTACACCAACACCATGCGTGTGGTTCTGGTGGCCTGAACAGCTTCTGGTGGCCTCTGCTTCCTCCCTTTATGTTCATCTTTATTTCATATTGCTCCACCCCTACGCTCCATACCAGCTCACAGCCTTTCAATCTAAGACTTGGGCTCATAGACTCAATCGCTGCAGAATTTAGCATTTAGCCAATAatgcaaagaataaaaaaaaaaaatagattataGCCTTCATGGCCAGAGAGCTGTTTTAGCCAAGAGTGGAGGCTTGTTCAGTACTATTCCAATTTATGTCTCTATTCCTTTCACATGGGTACTCTCAATCAAACCAGTCTGCGGGGCCTCAGATGAATACACGCTGACCAGAAAACTGCTGTATttattcactcactcactcacatagTTAAAAGTTAACCAGTCTGAAAGTGAATACATCCTGGTCTGTGTGCATGCGCTTACTGGCTTGTTTAGGTTGGGTTAGTGGTGGAGCAGGCTGATCTCCACAGAGCACCTTTAGTACTGTAACACTTGACTTACTGATCACACTCCTGCGGGTATAATGAACAAACTGGGTGCATCCTAAATCAAAAGGAATGATCCTACGGGGAAGCCTTTGCTCCACCTCTCCACCTAAACAAACCCTTGTGTAGTGCTGTCTGTATGAAGTGTCCACTCTTAAAGCCAGCTGTCACTGTTAATGTCTACCTTTAAATGTTGCACTCCTTATCTACTCCAGACAATGTTACATTCAATATTATActtgacttttttgaatggtAAATTTTTGTCTCGGGACATCCAATTCTACTTATATTTTGTCTGACCTTAGAGAAATGTTAGTTTTGGATGTCCACTTAAGAGCTGTTTGAGCTagttactgtgtttgtgttattaaaTGTGTGAGAGTCTTTGTTTATTGGCATTTGGATCATATCTAAGTTAGCGCTTATTTGAATGAGGTATGGTTCACTAACATTGACTCATGTGAAAGAGCACTTTTGGGTTTCTTTTCTCACAAGGGACCTGAGGAAGGAACATAGCTGTGTCCCTTTCAGCCCCAGTGGGTTAGGGGCGGCCCCCCTCCACTGTAGCTGTCTTCATGTGTCTAATATGCTCTGGATTGTAACACTAGAGTGTGAGAACTAACTTTATGTAAAGGGGAAATATAATGTATAGCTGGTGTACTGAGCTGTCCTAAAAGACTGGATTTCCATCAATAAAAGAGATAAGCACCAACCTTTCCTCAGCCTCAAATGTTTTATGTGAAAATGTATAACCATGATTCACAGTGTAGTGAGTACTGCAGTCACTTTGGATGCAACATCAGTAGTGTGCATTTAAATTCAAGAATcaaatgaaggaaaacaaatgttatacaattttttttattaatgattgAAAGGTTTAACTGTTTTAGTGTACAACACGGAAGCACTTTGTCAAATAAAGAAAGTCTCAAACATTATACTGCCTTTGTGCTCACAAAATTCCCTCACTTTGTTGAGACTATTGATgatttttctttcatctttatATTCATCAACTGGCAGTCCTGGCTATAAGTCACCCCCACCTGCCGGCAGATCTCTAAACCTCAACGTGTCAGATATGGAGCAATTActcttagtaaaaaaaaaaacgaaagacATCTTCAAGTTGTCTCACTGaagtactttgttttttttcaataaccaagtactttatatatatatatattttttatgtaatCTACCTCTAAGACAGACTGTGGACACTAATCGCCTTCCTGCCTCTCaggaaaacaaactcaaataaaCTCAGAACTACGCCCTTTGATGATGCCCTTTGTGCCCACATTAACGGCATCATTGACCAGCTTCCAACCGGAAGAACAAGTAAACACTGCCATCCTGTTCCTGGAGAACTTCAGCGTAACAATTACAGTCTCATCCGCTCCTGAAACATattacaaatatataatatacacaTTTCAATTCACATTTAAACTATTAAAGATAAAAACTATAATACTAAAACATGAATTCTGTCACATGCTTTAAAAGGTGCGACATTAGGGATTATTGTAGTGGCACATGAATGTCTtcagcaaaagaaaatgttgagtCAGGTCATTCCACTGTGTTTTTTAAGAGGTATACTGTATAAAAGGAGGACAACATCAGGTGTCTGAACTATCAAACCTTAACATTTACAGTgccaaaatgaaaatacagagaTAAGAGGTGAAGTCGTATCAGTACAGGGGACACTCCCTTGGTcaaaaaaatcttatttcacATACAGAAGGAATCACAGTGGCaaaaaagaagacaataaaCATCTTGTCTGTAAACATATAGGTAggcacaaacacagtttaaaattCTGCCACTGTGTTTTTTCTACCTGTGTTTAGATATTATTCTTGTAAACTTTAATTATGAATACGTGTTACTCATTATTCTCCATCTTCAAATGAGAAGGTATCACTTATCATATCCATGAGACCATACTGGTCACTTTGACATTACCAGTCTCCAGGCACACCCCCATGGCCTGGACCCCTTGGGCCAGTAGCCGTCTTATCTCCACTGAGGCCGGGAAGAATCGGGTCCAGACAGCCTAGCACACAGACATGGAGTCATTTCAGAAAGCAAATGTAATTAAAGTGAGTGAAGGAGAAAGTTGGGCTGTAttagaaaagttattttcttttattcttttattcttctatGGCCATACTTCCAGAGGCCAGgatctccttcacctcctttgTGTTCATGGCCAGTGGCTTCTCACATAGGACGTTTTTCTTGGCGTTTGTATAGAGAAGACATGTCTTCAGATGACAGGGGTGGATAACTCCAATGTACACCACATCTGggctcacacaaaaacaaatcaaaaacagaatTTTCTGTAAGTCAAAATTATAGTCACAGTAAAATATACACAGGAAAAATACTTGTAGTTTGAACTAGAGATTTGTGACAGCTGTCTTTTGTTGTAAAGTTTATCCCTGACCGAAATGTTTGAGgcagaaaatatgtttaatttgaTGCTTAACGTAATTTAGCTGACAAATCCAAAGCTGcatcaacaaatcaacaaaatcTCACCTACATCTGGATCTCTGGCCAGCTCCTCATAGCTGCCATATACCTTTGGGATGCTGTGCTTTTTGGCAAATTCCTGAGCATCCTCCAACTTACGAGCTGCCACAGCCAcaacctgttaaaaaaacagctttaacacATTATTTATTGCAACACAACGCTCCTGCTTCACCTGAATGAAAGGCCttaaatgacaagaaaatatCCTTTCAGCAATCTGTAATCCTGAAGGGCTCGTGTAAAGACTGCCTGGCATCTGATGTTTTTTCCTCCCAATAGCACCAATGTGGAGGTGCAACGTATTTTCAGCATAACTTCAAACAAGTTTGATAGTTTGCAAGATACATCTCTTGGATGCGCTGGGATGCATCATCAGTGATGTTCCTGAGGTCATTGGGGGTTTCGGGTCTTTAAACAGTAGACCCCCTCACCCAGGTGACCCATACGGGGTTGATCAAGTCCCGGATTTCTCTCCAGCCTTAAGGAAAGGGATGGTTTTCTTCCTGGGGTGGTGTTGACTGGACTGGATGGCTGTGGTGACCGTTTCCGCAACTACCTTGAGCACCTGGCTGTGGCGCCAGCGAGACCCCTTGGCGGTCTGGCCGACTCCTGGTTCCCCCTCGGCGGTCCGGCCGGCTCCTGTGTCCCCATGGGAGGTCCAGCCCACCCCTGTGATTCCGTGGGAGGCGCTGCTGACTCAACAGACTCCTGCTTCCCTGTCGGAGGTTCCGGCTACTCCTGCTCCTTCTTCAAAGGTTCTGCCTACTCCTAGGCCCTCATCGGAGATCCTGATGACTCCTGTGCCCTCGTCTGAGGTCCTGCTAAGTCCTGCGCCCATGTCAGAGGTCCTGCTGACTCCTGCACCCTCGTCTGATGCCCCGTCCACTCCTGCGCCTTCGTCTGAGGTTCTGCTGACTCCGCACACTGCTGTGTGTCCGTGGGAGGCCCGGCCTCTCACTGGTGCAGTGCTGTCGTCTGGTCGGCCTCCAGGCCGCCTCCTCATCTGCTCTCCGTGTTAGGTCGGCCTCCTGGCCACCCACCAGAACTGTTCTCCTTGTTTGGTCGGCCTCCTGGCTGTCCTCCTGAACTGTCCTGGCTATGTACCCTGCCTCCAGGGCACATAGCCAGGACAGTTGTTGTATGTTGGATGTCAGCGTCAGTCTTCCTAGTGATTCCTCGTGGCTACCTGTGTTCTTTACCCTTTATGggttttttggacattttggatttgttttaaagtaagcttttgtttaaaaataaaatagttttccTTTATTCTGCACTTCGGTCCTCCTGTTCCCAGTTTAAATTTGTGACAATTTAACTTTGGATTGTCAGGATTAGCAAATTCATACAGTCTGCACGGAGCAAAGAAGTCTCGCTGTAAACATGCATTTGAAACACTCTATGAACCTGTGGCAATGCAACTTATTACGTGATGGTCTTCAGGAGGAAAAGTTTTCAGGGCCACAGTGAAGTCATGGCTGATCTTCCCAACCTGCATGGTTTCCAAAATGGACAGCAATCAATCTGCCTGATCTAGTGAGAGAGGTGATataatagagccacttgtatgtgtgtgtttctgctgttgtttttgtgtctagctgtatgcACACTGATGCTCTtctacacaaatgaagttcctaacggataaataaagttatttgaattgaatataCTGTACAGTGCATTCAAGGTTATCTCAGCAACTCTCAAACACTGGTGCCCCTTTTTACACTCATCGTCATAATGATGAAAAAGGAAGGAAACTCACatgaacaaaaaataatctttaaaccTTAAATGAACCTGGATAGGGAAAGTATTTTCCAGTCTAGGAAATGGCAAAAATATAGGggtttctattttaatccaCCAGACAgtacattttaatgaaacaaaGGTAATAGCTGATTTAGATGGCAGGTATGTAATAGTAATTGGGcaactctttaaaaaacacattgcaCTCTGTAACATGTATGCGCCTAACTGTGACCAACCAGAGTTCTTCTATAATTTATCCCAACTTCTCCAGAACCTGGGGAGTGATGAAACAATATTAGGCTGCGACCAGTTAACTTCTGATTTTGGTTTAGAAGACATGGAGACAGAAGCATCCAGATGAAAGAGAGTACTCCTTTTCTGCACCTCGTCATGTTTACCCTAggattgccttttttttttatttctcacccATTAGTGGATTACTGTATTAGTTCCAATATAGGTAACATAGTCATCTCAGATCATGCACCAATTTTCCTCTGCATTACAACATTTCTAGAGACCAGATGAAGTCGTAGGTTGCGATTTAACACATCCTTACTAAGAGACAGTGCCTTCCTCAATATGATTAGGAATGAAAAATCGCTTTTTGAAGAAACGTATTGTAAACAGGATACCTCTCTTGCTGTTTGGTTGGATACTCTTGGAGCATATTTGAGGGGAAGGATAATCTCCTGTGCTTCATTTAAGAAGAAATTTGCAAATGAGAAACCACTCAGTTAGAAAATGAACttaaaaagctgtaaacctTACATACTCAAACCAAAGACAGGTCCACTCTAAACAAATTATTAGCCACTATTGTTATTAAatgtgtgagagtctgtgtttatttgcattTGGATCATATCTAAGTTAGCGGTTATATGAATAATGTATGTTTCTGATTGACTGATGTGAATGATTCACAGTGCCTGTGCGGTACTGCAGTCACTTTAGATGAAGTGTGCTTTTAAATTCAAGAATCAAATTAAGGAAAACacatgtaataaaacattttattagtgATTGAAAGGTTTAACTATTTAAGTGTCTTTCCATGTTTACAACATGGAAGCACTTTGTCAAATAAAGAAAGTCTCAAACATTATACTGCCTTTGTGCTCACAAAATTCCCTCACTTTGTTGAGACTATTGATGATTTTTCTTTCATCTTCATATTCTTCTACTGGCAGTCCTGGCTGTAAGTCACCCCGACCTGCCGGCGGATCTCGTCCTCTACCTCAGCCAGCAGCAGAGAGTCTGCATGGGAGATAACTGCACTCTCCTTCAACCCTACATGTGAAAATGAAATCGTGTCAGTGCATGTAGGAACATGGTAGAGGGCCTGTAAGATTTCAGTATCTCTGATGCCACCTGGTGTTGAGTTTGTCTATTACAAGTCAAAAAATGGCGACTGTTCAAAAACCACTGCCTTTTAATTACCgacagatttttcttttaaggGCCGTAGCATTTCTAAACCTCAAAGTTATTGAGCAATTACTCTTagtaaaagattttttttcaataaccAAGTATTTAATAGTTTTATGTAATCTACCTTTTAATTTCTTGTAAGCAATCAGAACCCTTGTGATTGCCGGTCAGAGTAATGAGAAAGTCAAAGGTTGTTTCAAGACAGAGGCAACGGCAAAGACCCCTATGATGCCCAAATACTGTGTGAACTTGACAAATGGTAACATCAGTCTTGACAGTACAAGtagtatagtagtatagtacagACTAAAACATGCTTAATGTCACAGTACCTTTAAGCAAACACTGTCGAACCTCCTCTGCTTCATAACGCATCCCTGTACTGTTGATGAAGTTGAGAGGCAAATAGGGTTCTGGCACTGGATACTGAGTTTCCTCCCCATTCACCACTAAGGATGTGGGGCACCACATATGTTCAGGGACCTAGAAAAGAATGCAACAAGCTTTTTTCACAGATGGATCTACATTTAAACTATTTGAATTGCATTTGATCATGTGACTTCGCTGTGATGACCTACCTTGATGATGCCATTTGTGCCCACAATAACGGCATCATTGACCAGCTTCATACTAGAAGAACAAGTAAACACTGCCATCCTGTTCCTGGAGAACTTCAGCGTAACAATAACAGTCTCATCCGCTCCTGCAACATATtacaaataattaataaatacacatttcaaTTCCCGTTTAATctattaaagataaaaacataaatacaaaaacattaattCTGTCACATGCTTTAAAAAGGTGCGACATTAATGATTCTTGTAGTGGCACATGAATGTCCTCAGCAAAATAAAATCTTGAGTCAGGTCATtccactgtgttttttttttttttacctgtgtttAGCTATAATTCTTGTAAACTTTAATCACATACACTTCTTAGGCATTATTCTACATCTTCAAATGACAGAGTATCACTTATCATATCCATGAGACCATACTGGTCACTTTTACTTTACCAGTCTCCTGGCACACCCCCATGGCCTGGAtgcactctggcttctctccattgaACACCATGCAGATGAACTGCAGGCAGTAGATGCCAAGATCCAGCATTGCTCCTGCACCCAGCTCCTTCTGCGTTGATCTCGGTACGTGCAACACTGGCCAGCCAAATTCAGATCTCACCATCTTCACGTCCCCCACCTCCCCTTGGGCCAGTAGCCGTCTTATCTCCACTGAGGCCGGGAAGAATCGGGTCCAGACAGCCTAGCACACAGACATGGAGTCATTTCAGAAAGCAAATGTAATTAAAGTGAGTGAAGGAGAAAGTTGGGCTGTAttagaaaagttattttcttttattcttttatggCCATACTTCCATGAAGAAGACATCATTGAGTTTGGCAGAGGCCAGgatctccttcacctcctttgTGTTCATGGCCAGTGGCTTCTCACATAGCACGTTTTTCTTGGCGTTTGTATAGAGAAGACATGTCTTCAGATGATAGGGGTGGATAACTCCAATGTACACCACATCTGGgctcacaaaacaacaaatcaaaaacagaatTTTCTGTAAGTCAAAATTATAGTCGCAGTAAAATATACACAGGAAAAATACTTGTAGTTTGAACTGGAGATTTGTGACAGCTGTCTTTTGTTGTAAAGTTTATCCCTGACCGAAATGTTTGAGgcagaaaatatgtttaatttgaTGCTTAACGTAATTTAGCTGACAAATCCAAAGATGcatcaacaaatcaacaaaatcTCACCTACATCTGGATCTCTGGCCAGCTCCTCATAGCTGCCATATACCTTTGGGATGCTGTGCTTTTTGGCAAATTCCTGAGCATCCTCCAACTTACGAGCTGCCACAGCCAcaacctgttaaaaaaacagctttaacacATTATTTATTGCAACACAACGCTCCTGCTTCACCTGAATGAAAGGCCttaaatgacaagaaaatatCCTTCTTGCAATCTGTAATCCTGAAGGGCTCGTGTAAAGACTGCTTGACAGCTGATGTTTTTTCCTCCCAATAGCACCAATGTGGAGGTGCAACATATTTTCTGCCCAACTCCAAACCGGAATGGTAACCTGCTATTTAATTGAAGCTATAGTTACGCAGGCAGCAGTAAAATCTTTTGTTCTAACTTTTTAAGGTTGGATTTGAATTAAATATAGtataaatagtaataataaattGGAGACtgcttttgattctgttttCCACATGTAATCATTTATGCCACACACGTACCTTAATGGAAAGAAGAGTTGGAAACTATGTTTGACACCAATTTATTAGATACTTTACAGTAAAAGAATAAAGTCAGTCATGGTTAACGCATTATAAATGCTACTAACTTTAACACTCCAAACAACTTTGCTAGGTTACTTGCAGAGGCTTGAATCACCATAGATGGCACCTACAAGGACAGCAATATCCCATGTATAACTTAAAGAGGCTACATCCACAGTTATGCATAACTCTAAGCAATACTATAACTTAAACAGGTCAGTTATACAATATTTGACCTTGGCAGTTGCCATGAAAAAGGGAAATGATTACCTGGCTAGAAACAAGTTTAAATTTGCAGTTAAGTCGAGTTTAATATAAAGCCTTTACTGGAATTGTCTCACTTTAAAAGCTAGCCTCAAATGGCCATTCCATGAATTGCAGTATTTGGcacaaactttctttttcaaagcTGAAAGTTACCTACATGATCAAAACTGAAAAGAAGTGTTATTTAATTGGAGCTATCTTACAGTTACGCAGTGGTAAATCTTAAGCCTTTTGTTCTGCATTTTTAGGTTTTGATTGGAattgaatgtatttatattctaggatgcttttgattctgttttCCACATGTAATCAGTCATGCCATACACGTACCTTAATGGGAAGAATAGTTGGAAACTATTCTTAACTCCCATTTATCAGATGCTTTACGGTAAAAGAATGAAGTCGGTCATGGTTGACGCCCTGTAAGTGCTACTAACTTTAACACGTCTTGTACTTGCTTATAATGTCCCTGGCGGATGGTTTCAGGAGCGTTTAGTTAAGTTAAGCTGCAGAATGACCagatttaaacatatttaaattttGGATTGTCAGATTCAGTCtgatacaaagaaaaacaaagaagtctCGCTGTAGGCTACACGCATTGGAAACACTGTATGAACCTGTGGCAAGGCAACTTATCTGTTACCTGATGGTCTTCAGGAGAAAGAGTTTTCAGGGCCACAGTGAAGTCATGGCTGATCTTGCCCGCGCTGCAGATTCCCCACCTGGTTGCCATATTGGATAGCAATCTGCCTGATCTAGTGAGAGAGGTGATACATATACATTGCGTTCAAAATCAATACTGCGTCTCTGCCGCAAGATGGAGACAGAGTATTAGTTTTAGCTGTGTGACGTAGCACAAAAATAACTTGACAGTGATGACGATTCATGCTCGCAGAACAAAAGCATGACCTTTATATAGattaaaaggaaacacaagaacgacatgttttctttctttttttcaggttatcTCAGAAACTCTCAGAAACCCAggatgacattttatttattttaatttaatttgtatttttgtagctgttttttattttcggATAGACCATTTTCTAACCTAGTATTTATAATTTGTTAGTCTGAAATGATCATTTTTGTATCAGATATCAGACTATAgactatatattttatttgttttacatttgaattattttgtgaGTTGTTCTGAGCTAGATTTACACAGGAATTTCATGGTATGAATAAAGTCTTTATCCCATTTTTATCTATTATTatagattgaaaaaaaagaaaggaaataataggagtttttaaagatattttatcTTTCCAATGAATAAGTTACATTTCTCTTGATAGTCTTTTTTCATGTAGTCACCTGGAGTGTCAGATGGCGGTCAGCCACAAATCAGGCctctaaaaaaatatttttgtttaaatcttgTATTTCTTGAGACTTTCTGGTCCATTTATAATTCTTCATCTCAATACCATATTGCAAAGTtgctgcaaagagaaaaaaagagcttaACTCCTTCcttaatatatataaatatatctacAGCAATCTGAGATTAttcatttacaaacaaaacagtGGGGGAAATGATATCGCAACAATTTTGCATCTAACAGATTGAGTCAAACGAGACTCCTGTTTTTGCAGTCCTCTGAGCCCAAAAGGTTGAGAACAGTTATTAAATGAGCCGTGCTCTTTGCTGACTCATAAAGGCCTTTCTCCCGGACCATGAAGAGCAGACCGtgcaatttatttttgtatggAGAGAATGCATCTACAGTATATTTGCACGGCTGCCGGGCTCCAACATGACAGAACACTGATTCAAATGTGCCATTCCAGGTCTCTTGTCTTTGCAGAGGGtaatatttgaaatgaaacaaggctttcaaaatcAGTCCTTTATTGGATTCATCAATCACACACTTCCCAGTGACAAACTGGGTTTAGGTCCAGGACAAGATGACAGGAGGGTCACACATTACATGGTTGTTCAATTTGTTTACAGTGGGATTATCTGGTTGAAGACATGTTTGTTACCAAATCTTTTTGTCATGCATTGTATTGTACAGACCTAGGTGTTTACATGCTGACTCGGTGGTATAAAAGCTCTAACTGGCCTATACAATGCAAAAAGGtttattgaaaacaaacaatagaTGTTCCCAAGATTTACATTTAGATGCTGATTGTATCTTTATGTAATTTTCATTATATTTTGTCCTGTCACTCTTTGTCAATGCCTTGCGTGAGCTTCTCTTAACAAAGAACTAAAGCCTGCCTGGAGCTGCTCTGTCCGCTCCGCCTGAGTGGGTTTAGGTCAGGTGAAACAGACCAGCTTTGGAATGATGTCACTGGCTGTCCTGGCTAAAGGCAACTCCCACCTGCTTCCTGATTTCATCCATGATCTCTGTCAGTAAGACGGATTCTGGCAGAGGCATCCGTGGGCTCTCCTTAAGTCCTAAACATGAAGAGGAGTTTACCAGGAAAATCAGGCCATTAGAAAGTCAGTTTGTAGGCAgttaaataatatatgtatACACGATGTCGAAGCAGGGATTGTAAAGATTATGTTAAGAAATATAGGAGGCAAAACAATAGAAGTATTCTGTATGCTAGAGGACATTTCAAGGACTAATTACCAACCTGGCAAATTCAATCTAGTTTGATTAGAAATTCTAAGAAAAGGCCTAATGAAAGCAGCATTTCATTGAATTGCATGG
This window contains:
- the LOC132975017 gene encoding trans-1,2-dihydrobenzene-1,2-diol dehydrogenase-like yields the protein MATRWGICSAGKISHDFTVALKTLSPEDHQVVAVAARKLEDAQEFAKKHSIPKVYGSYEELARDPDVDVVYIGVIHPYHLKTCLLYTNAKKNVLCEKPLAMNTKEVKEILASAKLNDVFFMEAVWTRFFPASVEIRRLLAQGEVGDVKMVRSEFGWPVLHVPRSTQKELGAGAMLDLGIYCLQFICMVFNGEKPECIQAMGVCQETGADETVIVTLKFSRNRMAVFTCSSSMKLVNDAVIVGTNGIIKVPEHMWCPTSLVVNGEETQYPVPEPYLPLNFINSTGMRYEAEEVRQCLLKGLKESAVISHADSLLLAEVEDEIRRQVGVTYSQDCQ
- the LOC132978903 gene encoding trans-1,2-dihydrobenzene-1,2-diol dehydrogenase-like; the protein is MQVGKISHDFTVALKTFPPEDHHVVAVAARKLEDAQEFAKKHSIPKVYGSYEELARDPDVDVVYIGVIHPCHLKTCLLYTNAKKNVLCEKPLAMNTKEVKEILASGSMAIEE